The genomic region CCTGCAGGGACGGCTGGACCTGGACGGGTTCGTCAGCGAGGAGATCGGCCTGGGCGACGTCGAGGCGGCGTTCGCCCGCATGGAGCGCGGCGAGGTCCTGCGGTCGGTGGTGCGGCTGTGAGCGGCGCGCGCGTGGACCACACGCTCACCAGCGGGGTGTTCACCCTGGACGGCGGGTCGTGGGAGGTCGAGAACAACGTCTGGCTGATCGGTGACGACGACGAGGTCGTGGTCGTGGACGCCGCGCACGACGCCGGCGCGATCCTGGCGGCGGTGGACGGCCGCCGGGTGGTGGCGGTGGTGTGCACGCACGCCCACAACGACCACGTCAACGCAGCGGTGGAGGTGGCCGGGGCCACCGGCGCGCCCGTTCTCCTGCACCCGGACGACCGGGTGCTGTGGGACATGACCCACCCGGACCGGGCGCCGGACGGCGCGCTCTCCGACGGGCAGTCCGTCAAGGTCGCGGAGACGGAGCTGACCGTGCTGCACACGCCGGGGCACGCGCCCGGCGCGGTGTGCCTGTACGCCCCCGAGCTCGGTGTGCTGTTCAGCGGCGACACCCTGTTCCAGGGCGGCCCGGGGGCGACGGGACGGTCCTACTCGGACTTCCCGACCATCATCGAGTCCATCCGTGACCGGCTGCTGACGCTGCCGCCGGAGACCGAGGTGCACACCGGCCACGGCGGGTCGACGACCATCGGCGCGGAGGCGCCCCACCTGGAGGAATGGATCGACCGCGGTCACTGATCACTCTCGGTCGAGGGTGCCGGCCCCGCGTGAGATGAGCGGGCCGGTCGGCGGAGGCGCTCCCCGCCGACCGGCCTACCGGTGTCCCTGGAAGGCACGCCGGTAGGCCTGCGGGCTGGTTCCGGCCACGCGCCGGAAGCGGTCGCGAAAGGCGGTGGGCGAGCCGAAACCGACCCGTTCGGCGATGCGCTCGACCGGGTGGTCGGTGGTCTCCAGCAGGTGCTGGGCCTGGTGGACGCGCTGCCGGTGCAGCCACTGCAGCGGCGTGGTGCCGGTCTGCTCCCTAAAGCGCCGCGTGAGCGTGCGCGGGCTGGTGCCCGTGCGGACGGCGATCTCGGCGACGGTGAGCGGGCGGTCCGCGTGGTCGGCCATCCAGCGCAACAGGGGTTCGAGCCGCGATCCGGCCGGGGTGGTCTCCTGGCGGCGGACGACGAACTGCGCCTGCCCGCCCTCGCGCTCCAGTGGCATGACGGACAGCCGGGCGGCGTCGGCGAGCGCCTCCAACCCCCAGTCGGCCCCTTCGCACGACACCTGAGGAAGGTGCTGGGGCTGTGGGAGTTCGCCTTCGTCTCCGTGGCGACCTACTGCGCCTGCCGCGGCCTGGAGTCGTGGACCTTCATCGGGATCGCCTGGCTGCTCCACACCGCGTGGGACGTGCTGCACCACCTCAGCGGCGATCCGATCGCCCCCTTCGCCGAACACTCCTCCCTGGGCTGCGCGATCTGCGACCCGGTCATCGCCCTCTGGTGCCTGACCGGCGGCCACTCGGTGACCGACGCCCTGCGCGGCCGCCTCTCCCGGTGGCGCGGGCGCCGGCACCCGGATCGCGCCCCGGCACCGGAAAAGGAGTTGCCGGCCGCCCCGCGGCGGAGTAGAACCGGATGGCCGGGCGCCCATGAGGGGCGCCCCGACAAGGAGTGTGACCCGATTCCGACCACGCCCGACCTCACCGTGCGGCCGCTCTCCGGTCCCGGTGAAATCGACCTCTTCAGTCGGCTGTCCTACCTCCTGGACCACGAGCTCGCCGACGACTTCGCCACCGGGCGGCGGCGCCCCGAAAGGACCTGGGTGGCCCTGCGCGGCGACCGCCTCGTCGCCCGCCTGTC from Nocardiopsis aegyptia harbors:
- a CDS encoding MBL fold metallo-hydrolase produces the protein MSGARVDHTLTSGVFTLDGGSWEVENNVWLIGDDDEVVVVDAAHDAGAILAAVDGRRVVAVVCTHAHNDHVNAAVEVAGATGAPVLLHPDDRVLWDMTHPDRAPDGALSDGQSVKVAETELTVLHTPGHAPGAVCLYAPELGVLFSGDTLFQGGPGATGRSYSDFPTIIESIRDRLLTLPPETEVHTGHGGSTTIGAEAPHLEEWIDRGH
- a CDS encoding GlxA family transcriptional regulator; the encoded protein is MSCEGADWGLEALADAARLSVMPLEREGGQAQFVVRRQETTPAGSRLEPLLRWMADHADRPLTVAEIAVRTGTSPRTLTRRFREQTGTTPLQWLHRQRVHQAQHLLETTDHPVERIAERVGFGSPTAFRDRFRRVAGTSPQAYRRAFQGHR